A single window of Granulicella mallensis MP5ACTX8 DNA harbors:
- a CDS encoding VOC family protein: MNTNLHLVFPGTCNEAFAFYEKTFGTKRLLTMKFGDAPAGTPVPEDAKDLIMHTALPVGSVTLMGCDGPPGRPGTPLGGFQISVDSTDQTEVKRLFTELSKDGSVQMPLTPTFWSPLFGMLTDRFGVGGMVSVPGPQPS, from the coding sequence ATGAATACGAATCTGCACCTTGTATTTCCGGGCACTTGTAACGAGGCGTTTGCGTTTTACGAGAAGACGTTCGGCACGAAGAGATTGCTGACGATGAAGTTTGGCGACGCACCCGCAGGCACCCCCGTCCCTGAGGATGCGAAGGACCTGATCATGCACACGGCGCTGCCTGTGGGCAGCGTGACGCTGATGGGCTGCGATGGACCTCCGGGACGTCCGGGGACTCCACTGGGCGGCTTCCAGATATCGGTGGACTCGACGGACCAGACCGAAGTGAAGCGGCTCTTTACCGAGCTCAGCAAGGATGGTTCTGTGCAGATGCCGTTGACGCCGACATTCTGGTCGCCGCTCTTTGGGATGCTGACGGATCGGTTCGGCGTGGGCGGGATGGTGAGTGTGCCGGGGCCACAGCCGAGTTAA
- the typA gene encoding translational GTPase TypA — protein sequence MSTPTTAQAIRNIAIIAHVDHGKTTLVDAMLRQSGTFRANEAVAERVMDSNDLEKERGITILAKNTAIQYHDSKINIVDTPGHADFGGEVERALKMVDGVVLLVDASEGPLPQTRYVLSKALEAKLTPILVINKIDRPDARPQEVLNEVYDLFIDLDADDSVLEFPVIYTNGKAGTATMDLAVPGTDLQPLFELIFKTIPPATGTPDGDLQVLVTNLDYSDYLGRLAICRVFNGTLKAGEEVNLSRIDGTLQTVKITKLFTFNGLKRTDTEVTEVGDIIAVAGIPAITIGESFCALENPKPLPTIKIDEPTIAIVFSVNNGPFAGREGKLVTSRNIKERLEKELLTNVSIRVEDTGTPDNFKVLGRGELQLSVLIEMMRREGFELMVSRPQIVTKRINDQLMEPSEILTIDIPESFVGTVIERLGPRKGEMVKMANHGSGRVRMEFKVPSRGLIGLRNEMLTETRGTIVMNSIAGDYIPYTGEIPQRPSGALISDRQGVTTLYALDGIQERGVLFLGDGVEVYEGMLIGEHSRDNDLDVNCVREKKLTNMRASGSDDAVRLVPFKVLTLEQSIEFIADDELVEVTPKSLRMRKKVLQANRRPKGNRSGAQPE from the coding sequence GTGAGCACCCCAACGACCGCCCAAGCCATCCGTAACATCGCCATTATTGCCCACGTCGATCACGGCAAGACCACGTTGGTCGACGCCATGCTGCGCCAGAGCGGCACCTTCCGCGCCAACGAGGCTGTTGCCGAGCGCGTCATGGACTCGAACGATCTTGAAAAAGAGCGTGGTATCACCATTCTCGCCAAGAACACGGCGATCCAGTATCACGACTCCAAGATCAACATCGTCGATACCCCCGGCCACGCCGACTTCGGCGGCGAGGTGGAGCGCGCGCTCAAGATGGTCGACGGCGTCGTCCTGCTCGTGGACGCCAGCGAAGGCCCCCTGCCCCAGACGCGCTACGTGCTCTCGAAGGCGCTTGAAGCCAAGCTGACCCCGATCCTTGTTATCAACAAGATCGACCGTCCCGATGCTCGTCCCCAGGAAGTGCTGAACGAGGTCTATGACCTCTTCATCGACCTCGATGCCGACGACAGCGTCCTCGAGTTCCCGGTCATCTACACCAACGGCAAGGCCGGCACCGCGACCATGGACCTCGCCGTCCCGGGCACCGACCTGCAGCCGCTCTTCGAGCTCATCTTCAAGACCATTCCTCCCGCCACCGGCACGCCGGATGGCGACCTCCAGGTGCTGGTCACCAACCTCGACTACTCCGATTACCTCGGACGCCTCGCGATCTGCCGCGTCTTCAACGGCACGCTCAAGGCCGGCGAGGAAGTCAACCTCTCCCGCATCGACGGCACGCTCCAGACCGTGAAGATCACCAAGCTCTTCACCTTCAACGGCCTCAAGCGCACAGACACCGAAGTGACCGAAGTCGGCGACATCATCGCCGTCGCCGGTATCCCCGCCATCACCATCGGCGAGAGCTTCTGCGCGCTCGAGAACCCCAAGCCGCTGCCGACCATCAAGATCGATGAGCCGACCATCGCCATCGTCTTCTCGGTCAACAACGGCCCGTTCGCCGGCCGCGAAGGCAAGCTGGTCACCTCGCGCAACATCAAGGAGCGCCTCGAAAAGGAGCTGCTCACCAACGTCTCCATCCGCGTGGAAGATACCGGCACCCCGGATAACTTCAAGGTGCTCGGCCGTGGCGAGCTCCAGCTCTCCGTGCTCATCGAAATGATGCGCCGCGAAGGCTTTGAGCTGATGGTCTCGCGTCCGCAGATCGTCACCAAGCGCATCAACGACCAGCTCATGGAGCCCTCCGAGATTCTGACCATCGATATCCCTGAGAGCTTCGTTGGAACCGTGATTGAGCGCCTCGGGCCGAGAAAAGGCGAGATGGTCAAGATGGCGAACCACGGTTCAGGCCGTGTCCGTATGGAGTTCAAGGTTCCGTCGCGCGGTCTTATCGGCCTGCGCAACGAAATGCTCACCGAGACTCGCGGCACCATCGTCATGAACTCCATCGCCGGCGACTATATCCCCTACACAGGCGAGATTCCGCAGCGTCCTTCGGGCGCTCTGATCTCGGACCGCCAGGGCGTTACGACTCTGTATGCGCTGGACGGCATCCAGGAGCGCGGCGTTCTCTTCCTGGGCGACGGTGTTGAGGTCTACGAGGGCATGCTCATCGGTGAGCACTCCCGCGACAACGATCTCGACGTCAACTGCGTCCGCGAGAAGAAGCTCACCAACATGCGCGCTTCGGGCTCCGACGACGCTGTCCGCCTGGTGCCCTTCAAGGTGCTCACGCTCGAGCAGTCGATCGAGTTCATCGCGGACGACGAGCTGGTCGAGGTCACGCCCAAGTCGCTGCGCATGCGCAAGAAGGTGCTGCAGGCGAACCGCCGTCCCAAGGGCAACCGCAGCGGCGCTCAACCCGAGTAA
- a CDS encoding SRPBCC family protein: MSPLDGDGNALCENWNSVFFAEVEGGTEVILDVHVMNFRPEFAPNLKGMPAGWSSSLDRLGELLKSAS, translated from the coding sequence GTGTCGCCGCTGGACGGGGACGGCAACGCACTCTGCGAGAACTGGAACTCGGTGTTCTTTGCCGAGGTCGAGGGCGGCACCGAGGTCATTCTGGATGTGCATGTGATGAACTTCAGACCAGAGTTCGCACCGAATCTGAAGGGCATGCCCGCTGGATGGAGCTCAAGCCTCGACCGGTTGGGCGAGCTGCTGAAGTCCGCATCGTGA
- a CDS encoding superoxide dismutase — MAFELPPLPYDYAALEPTIDEATMKLHHDKHHQTYVTNLNGAVEKHPDLGKKTPEELIKDLDSIPEDVRGVVRNNGGGHVNHTMFWQIMGPNGGGEPTGEIAAQIKADFGSFEDFKKKFNETTAKQFGSGWGWLVFKGGKLEIVTTANQDNPLSQGLYPILGNDVWEHAYYLKYQNKRPDYLAAWWNVINWAEVNKRFEHAKK, encoded by the coding sequence GTGGCCTTCGAACTTCCTCCCCTTCCCTACGACTATGCCGCTCTCGAGCCGACCATCGACGAAGCGACGATGAAGCTGCACCACGACAAGCACCATCAGACGTACGTCACCAACCTGAATGGCGCGGTCGAAAAGCACCCTGACCTGGGCAAAAAGACACCTGAAGAACTCATCAAGGACCTGGACAGCATTCCCGAAGACGTGCGCGGTGTCGTCCGCAACAACGGCGGCGGACACGTCAACCACACCATGTTCTGGCAGATCATGGGACCGAACGGCGGCGGCGAGCCGACGGGCGAAATCGCAGCCCAGATCAAGGCAGACTTCGGTTCGTTCGAGGACTTCAAGAAGAAGTTCAACGAGACGACCGCCAAGCAGTTCGGCTCCGGCTGGGGCTGGCTGGTATTCAAGGGCGGCAAGCTGGAGATCGTGACCACCGCGAACCAGGACAATCCGCTGTCGCAGGGTCTGTACCCGATCCTCGGCAACGACGTCTGGGAGCACGCCTATTACCTGAAGTATCAAAACAAGCGTCCTGATTACCTCGCGGCCTGGTGGAACGTCATCAACTGGGCAGAGGTCAACAAGCGCTTCGAGCACGCGAAGAAGTAG
- a CDS encoding glycoside hydrolase family 15 protein codes for MSVFDGTYHWLDDDGPAFGRPGLEPRWTSSQKDAVSTAYAASSRIWFTASHGTLNEIYYPTIDRPQTRDMELLFTDEETFFHEEKRDFEYDFHYVDDDALAVRVVASDIGGRYKVTKEFITDPHHPVVLMNVKIEGDEAILSRLKCYALLAPHLDGGGAGNSARSVDIAGKRCILAWKNNVSLAFGASCGFTRTSSGFVGASDGYQDLSTHMHMAWQFGQALDGNIAMMGEIEVATHREFTIAIALGDGHHSALAGMMQTLATPYDAHLKRFIQQWQRVESPERLAKASTDGGKLLRVSHNVILTHEDKTYSGAFIASASIPWGASKSDADLGGYHLVWTRDMVQSATAMLACGRVDTALRALVYLACTQHTDGGFAQNFWIDGTPYWQGIQLDEVAFPIILAWRLWKADGLGNFDIFPFVVNASAFLVRYAPVTQQERWEENAGYSPSTLAAVISALVCAADIAIAHGSRELGTFLEDYADWIEAHLDEWTTTNRGMLLPDVPYHYMRIRPPAEGEPFHNPQIPPGTVHLNNREPGERFDFEAREVIDAGFLELVRYGVRRADDPLIIDSLKVVDSVLKIDTPYGACWRRYNHDGYGQRKDGGPYLGSGQGRAWPILTGERAHYELAAGKDVTSFVTALEKFSSIGGMLPEQVWDYADLPSEGMYLGRSAGSAQPLVWAHAEYVKLLRSVADGKVFDRISVVEERYAVPKEKRTFQSRMEIFQTGRPISAMCQGGTLRILDAQRFRVVYTTDNWETKNSIESRVVGRPGSFVDIQTAHDQTGSIIFTLYWPESDHWLGRNCEVYINEELLPQGPAAMKPKS; via the coding sequence ATGAGCGTCTTCGACGGAACGTATCACTGGCTGGATGACGATGGTCCAGCCTTCGGCAGGCCTGGACTTGAACCGCGCTGGACTTCCAGCCAGAAAGACGCGGTTTCAACGGCCTATGCGGCTTCCAGCAGGATCTGGTTTACGGCCTCGCACGGCACGCTGAACGAGATCTACTACCCTACGATCGACCGTCCGCAGACGCGCGACATGGAACTGCTCTTCACCGATGAAGAGACCTTCTTCCATGAAGAGAAGCGCGACTTCGAGTACGACTTCCACTACGTGGACGACGACGCGCTGGCTGTCCGCGTCGTAGCGAGCGATATCGGCGGACGGTACAAGGTGACCAAGGAGTTCATTACCGACCCCCATCATCCCGTCGTGCTGATGAACGTAAAGATCGAGGGCGACGAAGCGATCCTCTCCCGGCTCAAGTGCTATGCGCTGCTGGCTCCGCACCTGGATGGTGGCGGTGCAGGGAACTCGGCGCGATCGGTGGACATCGCCGGCAAGCGCTGCATCCTGGCGTGGAAGAACAATGTCTCGCTGGCCTTCGGGGCCAGCTGCGGATTCACGCGCACCAGTTCCGGCTTCGTGGGTGCCAGCGATGGTTATCAGGATCTCTCCACCCACATGCACATGGCCTGGCAGTTCGGCCAGGCGCTCGATGGCAACATCGCGATGATGGGCGAGATCGAGGTAGCAACACACCGCGAGTTCACGATCGCCATCGCGCTCGGAGATGGTCATCACTCCGCGCTCGCCGGCATGATGCAGACGCTCGCCACCCCGTATGACGCGCATCTCAAGCGCTTCATTCAGCAGTGGCAGCGCGTGGAGTCCCCGGAGCGTCTGGCGAAGGCCTCAACCGACGGCGGCAAGCTGCTGCGCGTCTCACACAACGTCATTCTCACGCACGAGGACAAGACCTACTCCGGCGCGTTCATTGCGTCGGCTTCGATCCCGTGGGGAGCGTCCAAATCCGATGCCGACCTGGGCGGTTATCACCTGGTCTGGACGCGTGACATGGTGCAGTCGGCGACGGCGATGCTGGCCTGCGGCCGCGTCGATACCGCGCTTCGCGCGCTGGTCTACCTCGCCTGCACCCAGCATACCGACGGCGGCTTCGCACAGAACTTCTGGATCGATGGAACTCCTTACTGGCAGGGCATTCAGCTTGACGAGGTGGCTTTCCCGATCATCCTCGCGTGGCGGCTCTGGAAGGCCGACGGCCTCGGCAACTTCGATATCTTCCCCTTCGTGGTGAACGCCTCGGCGTTCCTCGTGCGCTATGCGCCGGTCACACAGCAGGAGCGCTGGGAAGAGAATGCAGGCTACTCGCCTTCGACGCTGGCAGCGGTCATCTCGGCGCTGGTTTGCGCGGCGGACATCGCCATCGCGCACGGCTCGCGCGAACTCGGTACCTTCCTCGAGGACTATGCCGACTGGATCGAGGCGCATCTCGATGAGTGGACGACGACGAACCGCGGCATGCTGCTGCCCGACGTCCCGTATCACTACATGCGTATCCGTCCGCCGGCAGAGGGCGAGCCGTTCCACAACCCGCAGATTCCTCCGGGCACCGTCCACCTCAATAACCGCGAGCCGGGCGAGAGGTTCGACTTCGAGGCGCGCGAGGTGATCGACGCAGGCTTCCTCGAACTGGTTCGCTACGGAGTTCGCCGGGCGGACGATCCACTCATCATCGACTCGCTGAAGGTCGTTGACTCGGTACTGAAGATCGACACCCCCTACGGTGCTTGCTGGCGCCGCTACAACCACGACGGCTACGGTCAGCGGAAAGACGGCGGCCCGTACCTCGGCTCGGGACAGGGCCGTGCCTGGCCGATCCTGACCGGCGAGCGCGCGCACTACGAGCTCGCGGCAGGGAAGGATGTCACCTCGTTCGTGACGGCGCTGGAGAAGTTCAGCTCCATCGGCGGCATGCTGCCGGAGCAGGTGTGGGACTACGCCGATCTGCCCTCGGAGGGAATGTACCTGGGCCGCTCGGCGGGCTCGGCGCAGCCGCTGGTCTGGGCGCATGCCGAGTACGTCAAGCTGCTGCGCTCGGTCGCCGACGGCAAGGTCTTCGACCGCATCTCGGTCGTCGAGGAGCGTTACGCGGTTCCCAAGGAAAAGCGCACGTTCCAGAGTCGCATGGAGATCTTCCAGACCGGCAGGCCAATCTCCGCGATGTGTCAGGGTGGCACGCTGCGCATTCTCGATGCGCAACGCTTCCGTGTCGTCTACACCACGGATAACTGGGAGACGAAGAATTCGATCGAGTCCCGTGTGGTTGGCCGTCCGGGGTCGTTCGTCGACATCCAGACGGCGCACGACCAGACAGGGAGCATTATCTTCACGCTGTACTGGCCGGAGAGCGATCACTGGCTGGGCCGCAACTGCGAGGTCTATATCAACGAGGAGCTTCTGCCGCAGGGACCAGCGGCGATGAAGCCGAAGTCGTAA
- the tkt gene encoding transketolase: MTDQQKQDALDQLSINTLRFLAVDQVEKAKSGHPGAPLGCAPIAYLLYHKIMKYNPAEPLWSDRDRFILSNGHASALLYGVLHLTGYDLPIEQLEQFRQWGSHTPGHPEYGEAPGVEVTTGPLGQGFAMAVGEAIAEKHLAATYNHDNHTPVDHHTYVLCGDGDLMEGISHESASLAGTLNLGKLIVLYDDNLISLDGPTDLSYTEDVTERFHAYHWHVQMVEDGNDLVAIERAIRAAQAETTKPSLIRVRTVIGYGSPKAGTNKVHGEALGAEATKATKKNLGFPEDKSFYIPEEAGKNWLQAKDKGAKAQAEWQEKFDAYKKAYPELGAQYERASAAKLAEGWEKAIPTFPADKPVATRNAGQVVLNAVAKVVPELFGGAADLTASTKTIFKDSPSFHVDPKGRNVFFGVREFGMMAAVNGIAAHGGLIPFGSTFFTFSDYCRSALRMGALMSTHSLYIFTHDSVGLGEDGPTHQPIEHLMSLRAIPQLTDFRPADANETAACWQLALERKSASFMALSRQDLPVLDDAKYKVFEGARKGAYILDGSGKDIVLVATGSEVEVIMKAAAELKAAGINATVVSMPSFKIFEEQSEEYKLSVFPHGVPKISVEAGATMGWWKYIGRDGVAIGIDRFGASAPGPIALEKLGVSVGHVVEAAKKLVKK; the protein is encoded by the coding sequence ATGACCGACCAGCAGAAGCAAGACGCACTCGACCAGCTTTCCATCAACACGCTGCGCTTCCTCGCAGTCGATCAGGTTGAAAAGGCCAAGAGCGGCCACCCCGGAGCGCCATTGGGCTGCGCTCCCATCGCCTACCTGCTGTACCACAAGATCATGAAGTACAACCCGGCCGAGCCGCTCTGGTCCGACCGCGATCGCTTCATCCTCTCCAATGGCCACGCGTCGGCGCTGCTCTATGGCGTACTGCACCTGACCGGCTACGATCTGCCGATCGAGCAGCTCGAGCAATTCCGCCAGTGGGGATCGCACACGCCGGGGCACCCGGAGTACGGTGAGGCTCCTGGCGTTGAAGTGACCACCGGTCCGCTCGGCCAGGGCTTCGCCATGGCCGTGGGTGAAGCCATCGCCGAGAAGCATCTCGCCGCGACCTACAACCACGACAACCACACCCCCGTCGATCACCACACCTACGTTCTCTGCGGCGACGGCGATCTGATGGAAGGCATCAGCCACGAGTCGGCTTCGCTTGCGGGCACATTGAACCTGGGCAAGCTGATCGTGCTGTATGACGACAACCTGATCTCGCTGGACGGCCCTACCGACCTCAGCTACACCGAGGACGTTACCGAGCGCTTCCACGCTTACCACTGGCATGTGCAGATGGTCGAGGACGGCAACGACCTCGTCGCCATCGAAAGAGCGATCCGTGCGGCTCAGGCCGAGACCACCAAGCCCTCGCTGATTCGCGTGCGCACGGTGATCGGTTATGGCTCGCCCAAGGCCGGCACGAATAAGGTTCACGGCGAAGCGCTGGGCGCGGAGGCCACCAAGGCTACCAAGAAGAACCTTGGCTTCCCCGAGGACAAGAGCTTCTACATCCCCGAAGAGGCTGGTAAGAACTGGCTGCAGGCGAAGGACAAGGGCGCAAAGGCCCAGGCCGAATGGCAGGAGAAGTTCGACGCTTACAAGAAGGCCTACCCTGAACTGGGCGCCCAGTATGAGCGCGCCTCTGCGGCGAAGCTGGCCGAGGGCTGGGAGAAGGCGATCCCGACCTTCCCCGCGGACAAGCCTGTGGCGACACGCAACGCCGGCCAGGTGGTGTTGAATGCTGTCGCAAAGGTCGTTCCCGAACTGTTTGGCGGCGCGGCTGATCTTACGGCTTCCACCAAGACCATCTTCAAGGACTCACCCAGCTTCCACGTCGATCCCAAGGGCCGTAACGTGTTCTTCGGTGTGCGCGAGTTCGGCATGATGGCAGCGGTGAACGGCATCGCGGCACACGGCGGGCTCATTCCCTTCGGCTCGACGTTCTTCACGTTCAGCGACTACTGCCGTTCGGCGCTGCGCATGGGCGCTCTGATGAGCACTCACTCGCTCTACATCTTCACGCACGACTCCGTCGGCCTCGGCGAGGACGGTCCCACGCACCAGCCCATCGAGCACCTGATGAGCCTGCGCGCGATTCCGCAGCTCACCGACTTCCGTCCCGCGGATGCGAACGAGACCGCTGCCTGCTGGCAGCTGGCGCTCGAGCGCAAGTCGGCCAGCTTCATGGCGCTCTCTCGCCAGGATCTGCCGGTTCTCGACGATGCGAAGTACAAGGTGTTCGAGGGCGCTCGCAAGGGTGCTTACATCCTCGACGGCAGCGGTAAGGACATCGTCCTCGTCGCCACGGGCTCCGAGGTCGAAGTGATTATGAAGGCTGCCGCGGAGTTGAAGGCTGCCGGCATCAACGCGACAGTCGTCTCCATGCCGAGCTTCAAGATCTTCGAGGAGCAGAGCGAAGAGTACAAGCTCTCGGTCTTCCCACACGGTGTACCGAAGATCTCTGTTGAAGCCGGTGCGACGATGGGCTGGTGGAAGTACATCGGCCGCGATGGCGTCGCCATCGGTATCGATCGCTTCGGCGCATCGGCTCCCGGGCCGATCGCTCTGGAGAAGCTGGGTGTCTCGGTTGGACACGTCGTCGAAGCTGCCAAGAAGCTGGTCAAGAAGTAG
- a CDS encoding circularly permuted type 2 ATP-grasp protein, with product MDKVAPDTPLRPLELAALKNYKLDHAYDEMFSGSETLHEHYEPLLSHLAALPPEEMQRRKQAADLSFLNQGITFTVYGRDEGTERIFPYDLLPRIITSAEWATVERGLTQRITALNLFLKDIYNEGRILKDGIVPRELVYSCPQFRRQMCGLQVPRNVYIAVCGTDLIRLENGDFAVLEDNLRVPSGVSYMLTNRRVMKRIFPQLFRSYNVRPIEHYTQVLLSTLRSLSPEGRPEPNIVLLSPGVFNSAYFEHAYLARQMGIELVEGRDLVVHDNVCYMRTTSGLRRVDVIYRRVDDDFIDPLAFRSDSMLGVAGLFNAYRAGNVTLSNAFGTGVADDKAIYAYVPDIIRYYLSEEPVLNNIETFLCARDKDRQHVLANLDKLVVKAVGESGGYGMLIGPHSTAKERKDFADRINANPRNYIAQPTISFSRAPCLIGDELEPRHVDLRPYVLYGDKVTIVPGGLTRVALTRGSLVVNSSQGGGSKDTWVLS from the coding sequence ATGGACAAGGTTGCGCCCGATACTCCACTTCGCCCCCTCGAACTCGCAGCTTTGAAGAACTACAAGCTTGACCATGCGTACGACGAGATGTTCTCCGGCTCGGAGACCCTGCATGAGCACTACGAGCCGCTGCTGAGCCACCTGGCCGCGCTGCCGCCGGAAGAGATGCAGCGCCGCAAGCAGGCCGCTGACCTCAGCTTTCTCAACCAGGGCATCACCTTCACCGTCTATGGACGCGACGAAGGCACCGAGCGCATCTTTCCCTACGACCTGCTGCCGCGCATCATCACCAGCGCCGAGTGGGCGACCGTGGAACGCGGCCTGACCCAGCGGATCACCGCGCTCAACCTCTTCCTCAAGGACATCTATAACGAGGGCCGCATCCTGAAGGACGGCATCGTTCCGCGCGAGCTCGTCTACTCCTGCCCGCAGTTCCGCCGCCAGATGTGCGGCCTGCAGGTTCCGCGCAACGTCTATATCGCCGTCTGCGGAACCGATTTGATCCGCCTCGAAAACGGCGACTTCGCGGTGCTCGAAGATAATCTGCGCGTGCCCTCGGGAGTGAGCTACATGCTCACCAACCGGCGCGTGATGAAGCGCATCTTCCCGCAGCTCTTCCGCAGCTACAACGTGCGGCCGATCGAGCACTACACGCAGGTGCTGCTGAGCACGCTGCGCTCGCTTTCTCCCGAGGGAAGACCGGAGCCGAACATCGTCCTGCTCTCGCCGGGCGTCTTCAACTCCGCCTACTTCGAGCACGCTTACCTCGCGCGCCAGATGGGCATCGAGCTCGTCGAAGGTCGCGATCTCGTGGTTCACGACAATGTCTGCTACATGCGCACCACCAGCGGGCTGAGACGCGTAGATGTCATCTATCGGCGCGTGGACGATGACTTCATCGACCCGCTGGCCTTCCGCTCCGACTCCATGCTCGGTGTCGCCGGGCTCTTCAATGCGTATCGGGCGGGCAATGTGACGCTGTCCAATGCCTTCGGCACCGGAGTCGCCGATGACAAGGCAATCTATGCGTATGTGCCGGACATCATCCGCTACTACCTGAGCGAAGAGCCGGTGCTGAACAATATCGAGACCTTCCTTTGTGCGCGGGATAAAGACCGCCAGCATGTGCTGGCAAACCTCGACAAGCTCGTGGTCAAGGCGGTGGGAGAGTCAGGCGGCTACGGCATGCTGATCGGCCCGCACTCTACGGCCAAGGAGCGCAAGGATTTTGCCGACCGCATCAACGCCAATCCACGCAACTATATCGCGCAGCCAACGATCAGCTTTTCGCGCGCGCCGTGTCTGATCGGCGATGAGCTTGAGCCGCGCCACGTCGATCTGCGGCCTTACGTGCTCTACGGCGACAAGGTCACCATCGTCCCCGGCGGGCTTACGCGCGTTGCGCTCACGCGGGGCTCGCTGGTGGTGAATAGTTCACAGGGCGGTGGCAGTAAGGATACTTGGGTGCTGAGCTAG
- a CDS encoding ArsR/SmtB family transcription factor: MNTSNLDSTFAALADPTRRAILGRLALGETSVTELAAPFEMSMPAISKHLKVLERAGLIVRGREAQWRPCKLQAGPLQDASVWIDEYRKFWEQSFDRLDDYLKTLQDPTLQAKEKHPEHKRK; this comes from the coding sequence ATGAACACTTCAAATCTGGACTCGACCTTCGCCGCCCTTGCCGATCCGACCCGGCGGGCCATCCTTGGGCGGCTGGCCCTGGGTGAAACCTCGGTCACGGAGCTGGCTGCTCCGTTCGAGATGAGCATGCCGGCTATCTCCAAGCACCTGAAGGTGCTGGAGCGGGCTGGGCTCATCGTCCGTGGACGCGAGGCCCAGTGGCGGCCCTGCAAGCTGCAGGCTGGACCGCTGCAGGACGCCTCCGTCTGGATCGATGAGTACCGGAAGTTCTGGGAACAAAGCTTCGACCGTCTCGACGACTATCTGAAGACCCTGCAAGACCCAACTTTGCAAGCTAAGGAGAAACATCCTGAGCACAAGAGAAAGTAA
- a CDS encoding HigA family addiction module antitoxin: protein MMKNPCHPGELLEDSFGKDGLNISIAEAARHLGVARVTLSRVVNTRASVSPDLAVRLERAGLSTARLWLAVQSAYDLSQALKRKQPKIIPFQIQGKKAA, encoded by the coding sequence ATGATGAAAAACCCCTGCCACCCGGGCGAATTACTGGAAGACAGCTTCGGGAAAGACGGTCTCAATATCTCTATTGCCGAAGCGGCACGCCACCTTGGGGTTGCACGCGTCACCTTGTCACGCGTCGTAAATACTCGTGCCTCTGTGAGCCCTGATCTAGCGGTCAGGCTGGAACGAGCTGGCCTGAGCACAGCCCGTCTCTGGCTGGCGGTTCAATCTGCTTATGATCTGAGCCAGGCGCTGAAGCGTAAACAGCCGAAGATCATTCCATTCCAGATACAGGGCAAGAAGGCGGCATAG
- a CDS encoding nucleoside hydrolase, producing MIKHAFAKTLLPLLLSALTIGTAAAQSPRLVLIDQDGSGPGGSNQMSMMVLLQSPQVRVLGITMVSGNAWEPEEVAHTLRMLELIHRTDVPVVPGAVFPLVRTEAEVQQERTLYGTFEWYGAWGDLTAHTSLQAYHGPFVVPPLDEGEPTTKPLGEDAAHFLIRQVHAHPHQVTIYAAGPLTNIALALSIDPDFATLTQGIVIMGGSLAPQTSDPEYATHPRHEFNFWFDPEAAHIVLRAHWPRIDLTTVDISVKTQFTKEMVKEIARSGTPSAKYIAQYSREFFYLWDELAAAAWIDPKIITKERQLYVDVDLARGPNYGDTLTWSAASRPQRDLPLVHVQEDLDSSRFDKLFIELMSAPPLAAAGVK from the coding sequence ATGATCAAACACGCATTTGCGAAGACGCTGCTCCCTCTGCTTCTCTCTGCCCTCACCATCGGCACAGCCGCCGCACAATCGCCACGCCTTGTCCTCATCGACCAAGACGGCTCCGGTCCGGGTGGCTCCAACCAGATGTCGATGATGGTCCTCCTGCAATCGCCGCAGGTACGTGTGCTCGGCATTACGATGGTCAGCGGCAATGCGTGGGAGCCTGAAGAGGTTGCGCACACCCTGCGCATGCTCGAACTGATTCACCGCACAGACGTTCCTGTCGTTCCCGGCGCGGTGTTCCCACTGGTACGCACCGAGGCCGAGGTCCAGCAGGAGCGCACGCTCTACGGCACCTTTGAGTGGTACGGCGCGTGGGGCGACCTCACCGCCCACACCAGCCTGCAGGCTTATCACGGGCCCTTTGTCGTTCCCCCATTGGACGAAGGCGAGCCCACCACCAAGCCTCTCGGCGAAGATGCCGCGCACTTCCTGATTCGGCAGGTGCACGCGCATCCACATCAAGTGACGATCTACGCCGCCGGGCCGTTGACCAACATCGCGCTGGCACTCTCTATCGATCCTGACTTCGCCACACTGACGCAGGGAATCGTCATCATGGGCGGCAGTCTCGCCCCACAGACCAGCGACCCGGAATACGCGACGCACCCGCGCCACGAGTTCAACTTCTGGTTCGACCCCGAGGCAGCGCACATCGTGCTGCGCGCGCACTGGCCGCGCATCGACCTCACCACGGTCGACATCTCCGTAAAGACACAGTTCACCAAAGAGATGGTGAAGGAGATTGCGCGCTCCGGCACGCCTTCAGCAAAGTACATAGCGCAGTACAGCCGCGAGTTCTTCTACCTGTGGGACGAACTCGCAGCGGCGGCCTGGATCGATCCGAAGATCATTACGAAGGAGCGCCAGCTCTACGTGGATGTCGATCTGGCACGTGGCCCCAACTATGGCGACACGCTCACCTGGTCGGCGGCGAGCCGTCCGCAGCGCGACCTGCCCCTGGTTCACGTGCAGGAAGATCTCGACAGTTCGCGCTTCGACAAGCTGTTTATCGAACTGATGAGTGCTCCGCCCCTGGCCGCCGCCGGTGTAAAGTGA